From the genome of Triticum aestivum cultivar Chinese Spring chromosome 1A, IWGSC CS RefSeq v2.1, whole genome shotgun sequence:
TCCAGATGGCGCTAACTCATCAACATGCTTATTCCTACAGTCGTgataggattcattccacccctagCCCGAGCTGAAGTTACATCAGACATCTTGATGAACCGGCTGTATCAAGTAGTGTGCGGAACCGTAACCCGCCCCGTGGGCATGACCCGACAGGCGGTGGTGCAAACGCTCATGACATGGTGGATCAAGGTAGAGCTCGCCGAGAGGCCAAGCTGGCAACTCGGTATACGGCTCGTCAACCAACTCTGGTTCGTCCGACCACCTCTGTGGATCTAGGGGTAACCTTTAGAAACTTGGACGTACCATGCTTGGTCTCGGATCTacgtaatgagcgtctgcccaaagatttcaaagggCCTCACAAGGTGCCAAACTATACAGCTGATTTAAGTCAtgaggcatggattgagagttatgagatggccatggagttgctggacgTCAGCGAGGCTGTGTGTGCTAAGTATTTTCCcctgatgctagaaggaacggcccgcacctggttgaaggggctccctgccaattccatcgggtcatgggccaagttgaaagcccggttcatccagaatatATCTAgtcatgggccgggccgggccgggcttgggccgggcctaaaaaagcccatgGCAGAAAACTAAGGCCCAGGCCCTCCCAAGCCCTACCATCgagcctacttttcaagcccaagcccagcccatctggtaaaaagccctgaaaagcccttagggcttagggccgtgggctgggcctcttccttaaaatgtcaatatgccaagcccaagcccgcctagtccctgctggtgggctcaaaactcaggcccaaacccggcccacgggcaagcccattgggcctaggccctggattttagggtcgggcctgggtgggccgacagggccgggcctgagatggccaggactaatccagaacttcaaagatacatgtaaacAACCCACGTTGATTATGGATCTAGCCGCCTGTGTTCAGGAAGACggtgaatcaacaacccattgggtgcaccgggtctcaACAATCTTAcactcgtcggatcgcatcaatgccgactcaGCGGTGTTGATGTTGGACAACAACTGCCGTTTCACGCCCTCAAAGCAGAAATTAGggcggctcaaacgccactgcaatgacatgggcacactcatggcggctctggttaaatatgttgactctgatagtaccaaagaccctgagtctgatgacgATAAAGCGGGAAAGGGGAAGACGAGCAGCAACGCTAAGGGGTAGCAGTATAACCCgggaggcaacggtaagcgcaaagctgataatagttttgactttgtggctaacaccaatgcacgaAATAATGGTCATCGTCgaaagggtaaaccgcccccacaaGCCGGCGGTTCCGGCATCAATCTTGAGCGTatgttaaatcagccctgcccaCGACATTGTACGAAAAAAGACCATCCgggcatctatggaaggattgtcacatcatgaaggagtacaaaaattcaaatcttttccatGACAGCCATGGGCCAAGTGGCGGTTCTGGGCCCGACTCTCACGGTCCGGGTTATGGCGGTGGCGGTTTTAACTTTGGgttccaaggaaatcaaggtaatcACAACAACctgggtggttacaaccagcagagtAATCAAGGGGGTCAGCAACAACAACAGTctggttaccagagcaacccgaagcagttgaatagtgggcaatatcatgtgtttaccactagcttgtgtaagcatgACTAGAAGTTGCATAAGAGATTAGTCAATGTTGTTGAGCCGGAAGTTCCTCGCTATCTACGTTGAtctgagcagcccatcgtgtggagtcgggaagatcatccaccccgggttgataatccgggtcattttgCTTTGGTGGTTGCACCGTAGGTCGGAGGGCATaagtttaccaaagtactcatggacggagggagcagcatcaatatcctttattatgaaactttctggcgcatggggttgactgataaaaatcttaagccatcaaacactattttccatggcgtggtgcctggtaagtcggcgtatccagtcggtaagatagctctggaagttgtttttagggatgatcatgattctaggtcagaaacattgacctttgaagtggtcaagatccatagcccatatcacgctctgtttggacgaccggcttacgccaagttcatggcgcgaccgtgttacgtgtatctgcagctcaagatgccgggtcacaaaggaaccattACAGTACACGGGAGCCGTAAGATAGCACTAGAGTGTGAAGAAggggatgcggcttatgctgagtcagtttgtgcaacggaggagttgaagttttacaaggacaatgttgacccggcagaatGACGTCTTTggaaaagccaaccacagagcatgatccggtgtTAAAGTTTAAGTCGGTagatgataccaagatggttgattttgttcctggcgactcatccaagaaattcagcatcagtgctaatctggatccgaaataggaaagcgcactcatcgagttcatccgtgagaaccgggacatctttgcatggaagccttcagacatgctgggtgtaccgagagaactcgctaagcacactcttaatattgatccaaagtttaagccggtcaaacaaTTTCTTCGCCATTTTGATGAGGAGAGACGgtaggccattggagaggaagtagcctggctcttggcagctgggttcatcattgaagttttccatcctgagtggttagctaatccggtgctggtacttaaggaaaacggcacttggcgtatgtgtgtggactacacggatttaaataaggcttgtccggctgatccttttgctctccgtcttattgattagattattgatgctacggcgggttgtgagcgtttgagtgttttggatgcttattctggttatcatcagatcaagatggcagttaaggaccaggagaagacgactttcatatctccctttggagccttctgctatctgtccatgccttttgggctcaagagtgcccaggtgacttaacagaggtgtgtgcaaaattgccttcataaccaaatcgggcgtaatgttcatgcctatgtggatgatattgtggtgaaatccggAGAGAAAGAGacactgatagatgatttgaaggaaacctttgataatctcctggtttacaagatgatgcttaacccgaccaagtgtgtttttggtgtgccggtaggcaagctcctgggttttttggtgtctaacacaggaattgaagctaatccggagaagatcaaagctatcacctctctggcaaagctggcgtgtatcaatgatgtgcagcgtctggcgggtcatattgcgacattaagccggttcataagccggttcataagccagttaggggagaaggctatccctctgtatttagatgatgaaaaagatagataactttgtctggagtgatgctgctgatgtagcgtttgaggatttgaagaagcagctggttaagcctgaaggaaatatgccctagaggcaataataaagttattatttatttccttatatcatgataaatgtttattattcatgctagaattgtattaaccggaaacataatacatgtgtgaatacatagacaaacagagtgtcactagtatgcctctactagactagctcgttaatcaaagatggttatgtttcctaaccatggacaaagagttgttatttgattaacgggatcacatcattaggtgaatgatctgattgacatgacccattccattagcttaacacccgatcatttagtatgttgctattgctttcttcatgacttatacatgttcctatgactatcagattatgcaactcccgtttaccggaggaacactttgtgtgctaccaaacgtcacaacgtaactgggtgattataaaggtgctctacaggtgtctccaaaggtacatgttgggttggcgtatttcgagattaggatttgtcactccgattgtcggagaggtatctctgggccctctcggtaatacacatcacataagccttgcaagcattgcaactaatgagttagttgtgagatgatgtattacggaacgagtaaagagacttgccggtaatgagattgaactaggtattaagataccgacgatcgaatctcgggcaagtaacataccgatgacaaagggaacaacgtatgttgttatgcgtctgaccgataaagatcttcgtagaatatgtaggagccaatatgagcatccaggtttcactattggttattgaccggagacgtgtctcggtcatgtctacattgttctcgaacccgtagggtccgcacgcttaaggtttcgatgatagttatattatgagtttatgagttttgatgtaccgaaggagttcggagtcccggatgggatcggggacatgacgaggagtctcgaaatggtcgagacataaagattgatatactggaagcctatatttggatatcggaagtgttccgggtgaaattgggattttactagagtactgggaggttaccagaaccccccgggaggtatatgggccttagtgggccttagtggaagagaggagaggtggccagggctgggccgcgcgcccctccccctagtccgaataggacaaggagaggggggcggcgcccccccttccttctctctctcctctttcccccctcccgaatcctattccaactaggaaagggggggaatcctactcccggagggagtaggactcctcctggcgcgccctctcctggccggccacatcccccctttgatcctttatatacggaggcagggggcacccctagagacacaagttgatccacgtgatcatattcttagccgtgtgcggtgcccccttccaccatagtcctcgataatattgtagcggtgcttaggcgaagccctgcgatggtagtacatcaagatcgtcaccacaccgtcgtgctgacggaactcttccctgacactttgctggatcggagtccggggatcgtcatcgagctgaacgtgtgctagaactcggaggtgccgtagtttcggtgcttgatcggtcgggccgtgaagacgtacgactacatcaaccacgttgtgctaacgcttccgttgtcgatctacaagggtacgtagatgtcacgccctcgatgcagctatatctcccacgtgtcaaagcacgacttagaggcataaccgcattgaaagcaatgtcgcaagtgaggtaatcttcacacaacccatgtaatacataagggaaagagtaacatagttggcttacaatcgccacttcacacaatacatgaataaaacattacctcatccaaatacaatcaaggtccgaccacggaaccaaaataaaagaagaaccccaaatgcgacaaaggtccctgatcgaccccaactgggctccactactgatcaactagaacgaaaacaacacaaaggacagatcttcatcgagctcctccttgagcttggttgcgtcacctgctctattcaacgacacctgcaagctggttttggaagaatctatgagccacggggactcagcaatctcgcaccctcgcgatcaagactatttaagcttatgggtaaggtaaaggtatgaggtggagctccagcaagcgactagcatatatggtggctaacatacgcaaatgagagcgagaagagaaggcaaagcacggtcgataaaagtatgatcaagaagtgatcctatagcaacctacgtcaagcataactccaacaccgtgttcacttcccggactccgccgagaagagaccatcacggttacacacgcggttgatgcattttaattaaggtcaagttcaggttttctacaaccggacattaacaaattcccatctgcccataaccacgggcacggctttcgaaagttcaaatccctgcaggggtgttccaacttagcccatgacaagctctcacggtcaacgaaggaatagacctcctcccgagacattccgatcaaactcggtatcccagttcttcaagacatcctcgacaatggtaaaacaagtccagcaagaccgcccgatgcgccgacatcctgataggagctgcacatatctcgttctcagggcaacaccggatgagcactccgtacaactaaaaccagccctcaagtttccccgaggtggcactgcaaaggactctagttcggaccaacacttagacaagcactggcccggggagttaaaataaagatgaccctcgggatgtgcgactcccaagggaaaaaaggctaggtggcgaatggtaaaaccaaggttgggccttgctggaggagttttattcaaagcgaactgtcaaggggttcccattataacccaaccgcgtaaggaacataaaatccgggaacataacaccgatatgacggaaaactagggcggcaagagtggaacaaaacaccaggcataaggccgagccttccaccctttaccaagtatatagatgcattaattaaataagatatatagtgatatcccaacaagtaaccatgttccaacaaggaacaacatctccatgttccaacaaggaacaaacttcaatcttcacctgcaactaacaacgctataagaggggctgagcaaagcggtaacatagccaaacaacggtttgctaggacaaggtgggttagaggcttggttcaacaatataggaggcatgataagcaagtggtaggtatcgtagcataggcatagcaaaagagcgagcaactagcaagcaaagatagaagtgatttcgagggtatggtcatcttgcctgagatcccgcaaggaagaagaacgagtccatggcaaagacaaacggacgtagacgaacgaatcctcacaacacgacgttatcggaaccaacccgaagaagcaacactggaaaagagcaaacaacctagtaaacaaccaccacatagacatggcatgatgcgcaaacaagaattatgcatgtccggtttaaagagggcatggcatggcaaagtgcatcaaacaacactacaaaataagtggagcttaatatgcaacgagttgcatattgacgaaacaccacgtcaattatttagttctctcccggttaggtactcaacaatattaaatgttgttaagcatggcaagaggtgaagcaaaacaaaactataccatctagtcaagtttaaatgaggccgggaacaacaaacaacaaatccgtaaactcctcatgtgcatatattaggttaggtactgttctgccctaaacataattttagagttgttaagcatgcaaaatgaagccaccatgttaaactagacatttttctaccccaattacatataaagtttattaaaatccgagctacgattatttagctatgaaataaatcattttaacatgccatctatcaaatttaatcaaacaacattttaaacattttaaacatagatgaaagttgcatattatgaaactagatgaaattctaagcaagtttcatatataatttatttagatccgatgcacggttgtggagttattaaatgcatgaagtttagggggctTTCTGTAAAACAGTAACTCTGAGGATAAATGCTAAAAACGCAGCACACAAAAAAAACATATTATGGGCCAAAACTGGGCGTACAGAGCATGGCCCAACAGCAGGGAAGAAAAAAAAGGCGCTCAGGGGGGGGgggtggcctcacccagtgggcttCAGCCCAGGTTGGAGGAGCGGTGGGCCGGCTCGGCGCTGGATGCGGCCCACGCGGTCGGCGTgcctgtcgtcgtcctcctcctcgatccagaggGGATCGAGGGAAAGCAGGGCGGCACGGCCTTCAGGAAACGGCGAGGCGAGGGGCACGGGAACGGCGCCGGAGGTCGGATCCGGGGCCGACGGGCGAGCTCCAGCCGGCTCTAGGACGAGGATGGCGACTCCTACCAGATTGGTGGTGGCGAAGCTCCTGCAGCTGCACTCATGGCGGTGAGGCATGACgagagagagaggaaagaaagGCAGGGAGAAGGAGGTGGAGAACGGCAGCGCGACCTGACTGGTCACCGGCGACGGCGGACTCCGGTGACCCGCCGGAGCAGCGAACAACGGTGGGAGGCGTCACGCGAGGGTTGGTGGCGAAGGAGCTCGAGGGCAGCGTGGCTCTTGCGGTTGTGGGCAGCGATGCGGCTCGTCCGGGCCCAGATGGGCTCGAGCGGGCCTCGATCTGGGTCGGGCAGGCCAACAtgaggtgggaggagggaggcgctGGCAGGGGACGTGGCGTGCGGCCATTGGCcctaggcggcggcgacggcgggttcAGGTGGCGGCTCGCCCGTTGGGGcagcgccaagtggcggcggcgggttaGGCCGGCACGGAATGCGAGGTGTaggtgggaggaggctggcggcgTGCTGATTTTGAGGAGGGAGTTGtctgctgccaaaaatggaaggggaggctTCCTTTTATAGACAGGATTAGGGTTAGAGGGGTTAGGAAGGGTTTTTGGACCATGCGATcatcatcggacggctccggacgcAAGAAGGGGTAGGTTGAGTCTAGTGGGCTGTATAGAGGGCCATGGactgagaggagaggagagaattgCAGCCCGACAACagtttccgaagaccgaaaacgtccgacgaaaagaccagCTAGGGTTTCAACCGCGAAAATGACGGGGAAGGCacctatatataggtagagggagctaggagagtccaaatgaggtgcggttttcggccacgcgttcgtgatcgaacgctctagaagatagaataggtttaggtgggttttgggccaaaatggaggggtgttgggctgcaacacacacgaggccttttcggtccctcggttaaccattggagtatcaaacgaagtccaaatggtacgaaacttgacaggaggtctaccggtagtaaaccaaggccgcttggcaagtctcggtccaattcggaaatgtttaacccccacacacgaaagaaaggtagaaaggaccaccggaggagaacggagcgccggaatgcaaaacggacaacagtgaaaatgctcggatgcaagagaagaacacgtatgcaaaagaaatgcgcatgatgacatgatatgcaatgcatgacacgcaagaaatgACAGGGCAACAACAGCGaacaactggaagacacctggcacatcggtctcggggcgtcacagtagatcacactctcccctctcgttgctatgcatcaccatgatcttgcgtgtgcgtaggaatttttttgaaattactacgttacccaacagtggcatccgagcctaggttttatgtgttgatgttatttgcacgagcagaacataagtgagttgtgggcgatataagtcatactgcttaccagcatgtcatactttggttcggcggtattgttggacgaagcggcccggacgacattacgcgtacgcttacgcgagaccggttctcccgacgtgctttgcacaaaggtggctagcgggtgacagtttctccaactttagttgaaccgagtgtggctacgcccggtccttgcgaaggttaaaacagcaccaacttgacaaactatcgttgtggttttgatgcgtaggtaagattggttcttgcttaagcccgtagcagccacgtaaaacttgcaacaacaaagtagaggaagtctaacttgtttttgcagggcatgttgtgatgtgatatggtcaagacatgatgctaaattttattgtatgagatgatcatgttttgtaaccgagttatcggcaactggcaggagccatatggttgtcgctttattgtatgcaatgcaatcgcgctgtaatgctttactttatcactaagcggtagcgatagtcatgaaagcataagattggcgagacaacaacgatgctacgatggagatcaaggcgtcgcaccagtgatgatggtgatcatgatggtgcttcgaagatggagatcacaagcacaagatgatgatggccatatcatatcacttatattgattgcatgtgatgtttatcttttatgcatcttatcttgctttgattgacggtagcattataagatgatctctcagtaattatcaagaagtgttctccctgagtatgcaccgttgcgaaagttcttcatgctgagacacca
Proteins encoded in this window:
- the LOC123135341 gene encoding uncharacterized protein → MPHRHECSCRSFATTNLVGVAILVLEPAGARPSAPDPTSGAVPVPLASPFPEGRAALLSLDPLWIEEEDDDRHADRVGRIQRRAGPPLLQPGLKPTGVASSGWFR